The following is a genomic window from Verrucomicrobiia bacterium.
TGGTTCTGCACATCAGCCCGGACAAGTAATTTGGGGCCGAAGATTTCGCTCTTCCTTGCGGGACGGGCCAAAGAAAAATGGATAGAGGAGGGGTTCCGGCATTACCGGAAGCTGCTATCCGGCTTCGCGCAGGTGGAAATCAGGGAATTCGGGGAGTCGCCAAAGGATATGGAGCAGCTCGCAGCAAAAGTCCCGAAAAGATGTTTTACCGTTCTGTTGGATGTGGAGGGGGAACGGTTTTCCTCGGAGGGGCTGGCGGAGTTCTTTCGAACCAAGATGAATCAGGGCATTTCGCGCTTTTGTTTCCTCGTCGGCGGCTCGGAAGGGCTGCCACAGGAAGTCAAGGCGAGAGCCAACCT
Proteins encoded in this region:
- a CDS encoding 23S rRNA (pseudouridine(1915)-N(3))-methyltransferase RlmH — translated: MGPKISLFLAGRAKEKWIEEGFRHYRKLLSGFAQVEIREFGESPKDMEQLAAKVPKRCFTVLLDVEGERFSSEGLAEFFRTKMNQGISRFCFLVGGSEGLPQEVKARANLRWSFSPLTFPHHLIRVVLVEQLYRAFSILGGRKYHK